The proteins below come from a single Rosa rugosa chromosome 2, drRosRugo1.1, whole genome shotgun sequence genomic window:
- the LOC133727857 gene encoding uncharacterized protein LOC133727857, which translates to MDPPNPNPNPNPASMRVLIRPPPSSYSSPPSQTIPIPSSSSDPPSTDGVVVVGFIGPPSTDHSAQLINRILDSNVFGSGNRDKTLGVENQEELRDWLKWRRVSYYHEEQKGILFLQFCSTLCSAVDDNGLSDSGSGFDSVFEEHDFGDLQGMLFMFSVCHVIIYILEGSRFDTQLLKKFRVLQAAKHALAPLVRPRNMQPTPSKPYSSSSRPTTSATSSKNSSPGRGGGMLTRNASAISLMSGLGSYTSLFPGQCTPVTLFVFIDDFSDVPNPSSSVEDSADTSSLNQPSSLGTSARPSLPVKGSGSVVVLARPVSKSEGSFRKKLQSSLEAQIRFLIKKCRTLSGSETSHAGSRNGGASNSAPLFSLDASRAVLLLDRYTNQRGESLEFATGLVEDVLNGKATSDSLLLESHGQNASKEDIISVKEFIYRQSDILRGRGGVVTNSNSGSAAGVGMAAVAAAVAAASAASAAASTTSGKTFNAPELPTLQIWLSSSQQILHGVLSAKGGCIDETEISKRKPRTRNTIPQPVEGVSSKGMDPLDLAVSWLESGNKMNSRFSTLWCERTLPAAKEVYLKDLPACYPTSQHEAHLEKALHAFHSMVKGHAVQHFAKKLEDECTSIWKSGRQLCDAVSLTGKPCMHQRHNVDTNESLLGATVKQHSSGYVFLHACSCGRSRRLRSDPFDFESANITFSCFPDCDKLLPTLQLPEVSSSGPIQSSSWSLIRIGGARYYDPYKGLLQSGFCSTQKFLMKWTISMEIQNRAINFTAKAVDQGSAVKSGTNFKLESKADVQLHSKELQSRVESHRKPAEDIVSDDNKISFGKGLPNFTMRKPFSEVVAGTAAADSGFPPIQLRKKSASSLDKSFKQIRSRDQSTEQNSDKGTQKSRGDLPVQETVSGISSTDVDPYLRIGSNVVPMNLNGVERSKPDPSFKHVTVYVGFEHECPHGHRFLLNPENLNELGSSYQLPEESQVKSDHIQADSSKLSRNGFHGKAHRNSNRITATGTNRERNVNKSKDILTNGVLNSDGMIQFSGPGKEQNHTISVSTVANFSKHDEGSFQSINIDDGGCAFSMLNRNLPIYMNCPHCRLSKNKQDPPNTKFSGTVSQLQRIFMVTPPFPVILATCPVIQFEASCLPPSIPEREQKLRFSLGCQVVLPPESFLTLRLPFVYGVELEDGSLRSLNCFEHQPEVTAWITKGTALQVISKRNSTGQD; encoded by the exons ATGGACCCACCCAACCCGAACCCGAACCCGAACCCGGCATCTATGCGGGTCCTAATCCGCCCACCCCCTTCTTCCTATTCTTCACCTCCTTCCCAAACCATTCCGattccctcctcctcctcagacCCTCCCTCCACCGACGGCGTCGTCGTGGTGGGCTTCATTGGGCCGCCGAGCACCGACCACTCGGCCCAGCTCATCAATCGGATCCTCGACTCCAACGTGTTCGGGTCGGGCAACCGGGACAAAACCCTCGGCGTCGAGAACCAGGAGGAGCTCCGGGACTGGTTGAAGTGGCGGAGAGTCAGTTACTACCATGAGGAGCAGAAGGGGATTCTGTTCTTGCAGTTTTGCTCCACGCTCTGCTCCGCCGTGGACGATAACGGGTTATCGGACTCCGGGTCGGGTTTCGACTCTGTGTTCGAAGAGCACGACTTTGGAGACCTTCAGGGGATGCTTTTCATGTTCTCT GTTTGCCatgtaattatatatattctgGAGGGTTCACGGTTTGATACTCAACTCCTGAAAAAGTTTCGAGTGTTACAAGCTGCCAAGCATGCCTTGGCTCCATTAGTCAGACCCCGAAATATGCAGCCAACACCATCCAAGCCCTATTCGTCATCCTCACGGCCTACCACATCTGCAACCTCTTCGAAAAATTCTTCTCCAGGTAGAGGTGGTGGCATGTTGACTCGCAATGCTTCTGCCATTTCGCTAATGTCAGGTTTAGGTTCCTACACTTCTTTGTTTCCTGGACAGTGTACCCCAGTCACACTGTTTGTTTTCATTGATGATTTCTCTGATGTGCCAAATCCTAGCTCTAGTGTGGAGGACTCGGCAGATACATCCTCACTAAATCAGCCTTCTAGTTTGGGCACTTCAGCAAGGCCAAGTTTGCCTGTTAAAGGTTCTGGTTCAGTGGTTGTGCTAGCACGCCCTGTGAGTAAATCTGAGGGTAGTTTTAGGAAGAAGCTGCAGTCATCCCTAGAAGCACAAATTCGTTTCTTAATTAAGAAGTGTAGAACACTCTCAGGTTCTGAAACTAGTCATGCTGGGTCTAGAAATGGTGGTGCTTCAAATTCTGCACCTCTGTTTTCACTTGATGCATCAAGGGCGGTTCTGTTGTTAGATAGGTATACAAATCAGAGAGGTGAGTCGCTTGAGTTTGCTACTGGCCTTGTTGAAGATGTTTTGAATGGGAAGGCAACCTCAGATTCTCTTTTGCTTGAAAGTCATGGTCAGAATGCAAGTAAAGAGGATATAATATCAGTGAAGGAGTTCATTTACAGGCAATCAGATATTCTAAGAGGGAGGGGGGGAGTTGTAACCAATTCCAATAGTGGTTCAGCTGCTGGTGTAGGTATGGCTGCTGTTGCTGCAGCCGTCGCTGCTGCGTCAGCTGCATCAGCTGCTGCATCAACTACGTCTGGAAAGACATTTAATGCTCCAGAACTTCCAACTCTCCAAATTTGGTTATCTTCCAGTCAACAAATTCTTCATGGGGTTCTTTCAGCAAAAGGTGGCTGCATAGATGAAACTGAAATTAGTAAAAGAAAACCTCGGACGAGGAACACTATTCCACAGCCAGTTGAAGGAGTTTCTTCGAAAGGTATGGATCCCCTAGATTTAGCAGTATCTTGGTTGGAAAGTGGTAATAAAATGAACTCCAGATTTTCGACTTTGTGGTGTGAAAGGACCCTTCCAGCTGCCAAAGAGGTTTATCTGAAAGACTTGCCTGCTTGTTACCCAACTTCACAACATGAAGCGCATCTGGAGAAGGCTTTGCATGCTTTCCACTCAATGGTAAAAGGACATGCAGTGCAGCATTTTGCCAAAAAGTTGGAGGACGAGTGCACCTCCATCTGGAAATCTGGAAGGCAACTGTGTGATGCTGTTAGTTTGACTGGAAAACCATGTATGCACCAGAGACATAATGTTGATACTAATGAGTCACTCTTAGGAGCTACTGTGAAGCAACATTCCAGTGGATATGTTTTCCTTCATGCCTGTTCTTGTGGCCGTTCACGGAGATTACGATCTGATCCTTTTGACTTTGAATCAGCAAACATTACTTTTAGTTGCTTTCCGGACTGTGACAAGCTCCTCCCTACACTTCAATTACCTGAAGTAAGTAGTTCAGGGCCTATTCAATCTTCCTCATGGAGTTTGATTCGCATTGGGGGTGCAAGGTACTATGACCCTTATAAAGGCTTGCTTCAAAGCGGGTTCTGTTCAACTCAGAAGTTTCTTATGAAATGGACAATATCTATGGAGATACAGAATAGGGCAATCAATTTCACTGCCAAAGCAGTGGATCAAGGTTCTGCCGTTAAGTCAGGTACAAACTTTAAGCTTGAATCTAAAGCTGATGTGCAGTTGCACTCGAAGGAGTTACAATCCAGAGTTGAAAGCCATAGAAAACCTGCAGAGGACATAGTGTCTGATGATAATAAAATCAGTTTTGGTAAAGGTCTACCCAACTTTACCATGAGAAAACCTTTTTCTGAGGTTGTTGCTGGAACAGCAGCTGCAGATTCAGGATTTCCTCCTATCCAGCTGAGGAAAAAATCTGCATCCAGTTTAGATAAGAGTTTCAAGCAAATTAGGTCAAGGGATCAGAGTACAGAGCAGAATAGTGATAAAGGAACTCAAAAATCTAGAGGTGATTTACCTGTTCAAGAAACAGTGAGTGGGATCAGTAGCACAGATGTTGATCCTTATCTACGAATAGGTAGTAATGTGGTCCCTATGAACCTGAATGGCGTTGAAAGGTCCAAACCGGACCCTTCTTTTAAGCATGTAACAGTGTATGTTGGGTTTGAGCATGAGTGCCCGCATGGCCATCGTTTTCTATTAAATCCAGAGAATCTTAATGAGCTTGGGTCCTCATATCAGTTGCCTGAAGAATCTCAAGTGAAATCAGACCATATTCAGGCAGATTCTTCAAAACTAAGTAGGAATGGTTTCCATGGTAAAGCCCATCGAAATTCAAATAGGATCACTGCTACCGGCACAAATAGGGAGAGAAATGTAAATAAGTCAAAAGATATACTAACTAATGGTGTCCTGAATTCAGATGGGATGATACAGTTCTCAGGACCAGGAAAGGAGCAGAATCATACTATTAGTGTATCAACAGTTGCTAATTTTTCCAAACACGATGAAGGGAGCTTTCAGTCCATTAATATTGATGATGGTGGATGTGCTTTCTCCATGTTGAATAGAAATTTACCAATCTATATGAATTGCCCACACTGCAGGCTCTCTAAGAATAAGCAGGATCCTCCGAATACTAAGTTTTCGGGGACAGTATCACAGCTTCAACGGATTTTTATG GTTACACCTCCATTTCCAGTCATATTAGCTACTTGCCCAGTGATACAATTTGAG GCATCATGTCTACCTCCATCAATCCCAGAACGTGAGCAGAAGTTGCGGTTCAGCCTCGGATGCCAAGTGGTATTACCTCCAGAGAGTTTCCTTACTCTTAGACTCCCATTTGTGTATGGTGTAGAACTGGAGGATGGAAGTTTACGTTCTCTAAACTGTTTTGAACATCAACCAGAGGTTACTGCCTGGATTACCAAAGGAACAGCATTACAGGTCATATCCAAAAGAAATAGTACTGGTCAAGATTAA
- the LOC133727859 gene encoding transcription factor FER-LIKE IRON DEFICIENCY-INDUCED TRANSCRIPTION FACTOR-like, producing MDGMGASGNHDLRGHSVINDFESQDFIDDANFDQFIDLIRGENEDPAAEFNLDLTSGSFFDSQLCPTTYPVSCFGFDHNITILCDPAPFLSTLPSFGGEMNDIGEEDNDGGDSCGTTTTTNTTATTTKKPKVDRSRTLVSERRRRGRMKEKLYALRSLVPNITKMDKASIIGDAVLYVQDLEKQAKKLKAEISGLEVSLEGSTQNPTKNKLVADNYHLIPKETIQIDVSQVKEKGFYVKVGCNRGVGVATALYKAIESLTSFTVQSSNLNMVNSKRFEITLALNVKECEHEIMNLPNLKLWVTGAFLNQGFELATGF from the exons ATGGATGGGATGGGCGCATCTGGAAACCATGATCTTAGAGGTCACAGCGTCATTAATGACTTTGAGTCACAAGACTTCATAGATGATGCAAACTTCGACCAGTTCATCGATCTTATTCGTGGAGAAAATGAAGATCCAGCAGCTGAGTTTAATCTTGACCTTACCAGCGGGTCATTCTTTGATAGCCAGCTTTGTCCAACTACTTATCCGGTCagttgttttggttttgatcatAATATTACAATCCTGTGCGATCCAGCTCCCTTTCTTAGTACGTTACCGAGTTTTGGTGGAGAAATGAACGACATTGGGGAAGAAGATAATGATGGGGGGGATTCGTGTGGGACAACGACAACAACAAACACCACAGCCACAACGACAAAGAAGCCAAAGGTTGATCGTTCGAGAACCTTGGTTTCtgaaaggaggaggaggggaaGGATGAAGGAAAAACTCTATGCATTGCGGTCCTTAGTTCCTAACATCACTAAG ATGGATAAGGCGTCCATTATTGGAGATGCTGTCTTGTATGTGCAAGACCTGGAAAAGCAGGCTAAGAAGCTGAAAGCTGAGATTTCGGGACTTGAAGTATCCTTAGAAGGATCAACCCAAAATCCAACCAAGAATAAATTAGTTGCGGACAATTACCATTTAATTCCCAAGGAAACCATTCAG ATAGATGTGTCTCAAGTAAAGGAGAAAGGCTTTTATGTGAAAGTGGGATGCAACAGAGGAGTAGGGGTGGCCACAGCACTTTACAAGGCCATAGAATCCCTTACAAGCTTCACTGTTCAGAGTTCAAACTTGAACATGGTTAATTCCAAGAGATTCGAAATAACACTCGCTTTGAAC GTAAAAGAGTGCGAGCACGAGATCATGAACTTACCAAATTTGAAACTTTGGGTGACTGGGGCTTTTCTGAACCAGGGTTTTGAATTAGCCACAGGCTTTTGA